Within the Fischerella sp. PCC 9605 genome, the region AGACGCAAGCCCAAGGCTTCGATTAACGTGGCGATGGATTTAGTCAAGCAGGGACAGGCAGATGGTGTGATTTCTGCCGGTCACTCAGGCGCAGCAATGGCAGCAGCTTTGCTACGTTTGGGACGACTGCCCGGAATTGACCGACCAGCAATTGGTGCGGTGTTTCCCACGATGGTAGCCAGCAAGCAAGTATTAATACTTGATGTTGGCGCTAATGTAGACTGCCGTCCAAAATTTTTAGAGCAGTTTGCAGTTATGGGATCGATATATAGTCAGTACGTCTTGGGTGTTCCTGAACCAAAAATAGGTTTGTTGAACATCGGTGAGGAAGACTGCAAAGGTAATGATGCAGCTGTTCGCGCCCATCAACTGCTGCGGGAAAATTCTCAAATTGCTTTTATTGGCAATGCTGAAGGACGCGATGTACTTTCCGGTCAGTTTGATGTGATAGTATGTGACGGCTTTGTAGGCAATGTGTTGTTGAAATTTGCCGAAGCGGTCGGAGAAGTGATGCTGCAAATTATTAGAGAAGAGTTACCCCAAGGATTACAAGGTCAAGTTGGTACAGCAATTTTAAAACCGAATTTAAAGCGGATTAAACAGCGAATAGACCATGCAGAACACGGAGGTGCTTTGCTTTTAGGTGTAGACGGCATTTGTATTATTGGTCATGGTAGCTCCCAAGCACCTTCGATTTTTAATGCCATTCGCTTAGCAAAAGAAGCTGTAGACAACCAGGTGCTGCAAAGAATCCAG harbors:
- the plsX gene encoding phosphate acyltransferase PlsX; the protein is MGSTCVRIAIDAMGGDHAPGEIIAGALRAREELGVEVLLVGDPQKIEAVLPPKINLAQVQIVPAEDAIAMDEEPLSGVRRKPKASINVAMDLVKQGQADGVISAGHSGAAMAAALLRLGRLPGIDRPAIGAVFPTMVASKQVLILDVGANVDCRPKFLEQFAVMGSIYSQYVLGVPEPKIGLLNIGEEDCKGNDAAVRAHQLLRENSQIAFIGNAEGRDVLSGQFDVIVCDGFVGNVLLKFAEAVGEVMLQIIREELPQGLQGQVGTAILKPNLKRIKQRIDHAEHGGALLLGVDGICIIGHGSSQAPSIFNAIRLAKEAVDNQVLQRIQSQYQNQSSGQLQPESSQ